A window of Selenomonas ruminantium subsp. lactilytica TAM6421 contains these coding sequences:
- a CDS encoding amino acid permease: MSENGKLKRGLKNRHLQMIALGGAIGTGLFYGSASTIALAGPAVMLAYLIGGIMIFFIMRMLGEMAVDEPVSGSFSHYATKYWGKFPGFMSGWNYWFNYVLVSMAELTAVGIYMQFWFPDLPQWIAALICLVAITALNLINVRLYGETEFWMALIKITAIVLMIVLGGYLLVGNPQPFPQNLSNLWNNGGFLPNGVWGLALSIAVVMFSFGGIELIGITAGEAENPDKTIPQAINQVIWRILIFYVGTMAVLMALWPWNEVGMEASPFVQIFMSVGIPAAAHILNFVVLTAAVSVYNSAIYSNSRMLYGLASKGEAPEFLSKLSGRGVPVRGILISSGITLICVALNYFFPGKIFMFLMSIATIAATISWLTIVITHLKFRAHCKEVGKDTKFKSPLYPFINYLCIAFLLAIWGLMTQIEGMDLAVYILPVWLLCLWGGFKYQNR, translated from the coding sequence ATGAGTGAAAATGGAAAATTAAAACGGGGGCTGAAGAACCGCCATCTGCAGATGATTGCCCTGGGCGGAGCTATCGGCACCGGTTTGTTCTATGGTTCAGCGTCCACCATTGCGCTGGCAGGGCCGGCGGTGATGCTGGCTTACCTGATCGGCGGCATCATGATCTTCTTCATCATGCGGATGCTGGGGGAGATGGCAGTGGATGAGCCGGTGTCCGGTTCTTTCAGCCATTACGCCACGAAATACTGGGGCAAGTTTCCGGGCTTCATGTCCGGCTGGAATTATTGGTTCAATTATGTGCTGGTGTCCATGGCCGAGCTTACCGCCGTGGGTATCTATATGCAGTTCTGGTTCCCGGATCTGCCTCAGTGGATTGCGGCATTGATCTGCCTCGTGGCCATTACGGCCCTGAACCTCATCAATGTGCGGCTCTATGGGGAAACGGAATTCTGGATGGCCCTGATCAAGATCACGGCCATTGTGCTGATGATCGTGCTGGGGGGTTATCTGCTGGTAGGCAATCCCCAGCCTTTCCCGCAGAATCTCAGCAACCTTTGGAATAACGGCGGTTTCCTGCCTAATGGCGTCTGGGGATTGGCACTGTCCATCGCTGTGGTCATGTTCTCCTTCGGCGGTATCGAGCTGATCGGCATCACGGCGGGGGAGGCGGAAAATCCGGACAAGACCATTCCCCAGGCCATCAATCAGGTCATCTGGCGTATTCTGATCTTCTATGTGGGCACCATGGCCGTGCTCATGGCCCTCTGGCCCTGGAATGAAGTGGGCATGGAGGCCAGCCCCTTCGTGCAGATCTTCATGAGCGTAGGGATTCCGGCGGCGGCTCATATTCTGAATTTCGTCGTGCTGACGGCGGCGGTATCGGTCTATAACTCCGCCATCTACAGCAACAGCCGCATGCTCTATGGGTTGGCCTCGAAGGGTGAGGCACCAGAGTTCTTGAGCAAGCTCTCCGGCCGCGGCGTACCCGTGCGGGGGATTTTGATTTCCTCGGGCATCACGCTGATCTGCGTGGCCCTCAATTACTTCTTCCCCGGCAAGATCTTCATGTTCCTGATGAGTATTGCCACCATCGCGGCCACCATCAGCTGGCTGACCATTGTCATCACCCATCTGAAATTCCGAGCCCATTGCAAAGAAGTGGGGAAGGATACGAAGTTCAAATCGCCCCTTTATCCCTTCATAAACTACCTCTGCATTGCCTTCCTGCTGGCTATCTGGGGCCTGATGACGCAGATCGAGGGCATGGACCTGGCGGTCTATATCCTACCGGTATGGCTGCTGTGCTTGTGGGGGGGCTTCAAATATCAAAATAGATAA
- the smpB gene encoding SsrA-binding protein SmpB: protein MIVGKKNIGMKVVCENRKARHDYFIHETFETGLALVGTEVKSLRAGKANLKDSYAMIKDGEIFVENMHVSPYDQGNIFNHDPLRARKLLMHKSEIVKLFAKTREKGFTLVPLKIYFKNGKAKLELALASGKHNYDKRQDLHEKAAKREVERALKDRQHY, encoded by the coding sequence ATGATAGTGGGCAAGAAAAATATCGGCATGAAGGTAGTCTGCGAAAACCGCAAGGCCCGCCATGACTACTTCATACACGAAACCTTTGAGACAGGGCTTGCCCTCGTGGGCACGGAGGTCAAATCCCTGCGCGCCGGCAAGGCCAACCTCAAGGACAGCTATGCCATGATCAAAGACGGGGAGATCTTCGTGGAGAACATGCACGTTTCTCCCTACGATCAGGGCAATATCTTCAATCACGATCCCCTGCGGGCCCGCAAGCTCCTGATGCATAAGAGCGAGATCGTCAAGCTTTTCGCCAAGACCAGAGAAAAGGGCTTTACCCTGGTGCCACTCAAAATCTACTTCAAGAATGGCAAGGCTAAGCTGGAACTGGCGCTGGCTTCGGGTAAACACAACTACGACAAGCGGCAGGATCTCCATGAGAAAGCCGCCAAGCGGGAAGTGGAACGGGCTCTCAAAGACAGACAACATTATTGA
- a CDS encoding PucR family transcriptional regulator: MEKDKEELWQAEDIAGKLRVVHGYTGMEMVLLDRRGDLRGGTARFREESLSLLRRKQQALQQKDFAPFAGLTVVPLVQNKYLWGWLAADCPRESMAESAYCLFLELSLQLTFLLWHEGEMNAMVRRHREQFLYDILYHNFASSDEVIEMGKNWNMRLEKPHHVVVVEFDRPLQGERREQLLEDLDKEWMRVLSARFVQPILMLLRMQLVILFEDDHTPPRSQSEVAKIMADAMAEVKKDFPTILPFSVGIGRLHYSVAEICRSFQEARQALSLGRFRQPENGITCYEDLGVLKLLSHIRTEELDDFVQETFGTLMAYDSQNGTELLHTLEIYFQENESMSLAAERLFIHANTLRNRLKKIENILGVNLSQADVLCRFCVACQALRIIRQTM, translated from the coding sequence ATGGAAAAAGATAAGGAAGAGCTTTGGCAGGCAGAAGACATTGCTGGCAAGCTGAGGGTTGTCCATGGCTATACGGGAATGGAAATGGTGCTGCTGGACAGACGCGGCGATCTGCGAGGGGGGACAGCGAGGTTTCGCGAGGAAAGCCTGTCTCTTTTGCGCCGCAAGCAGCAGGCTTTGCAGCAGAAGGATTTTGCGCCCTTTGCCGGGCTCACCGTCGTTCCGCTGGTGCAGAATAAGTACCTCTGGGGGTGGCTGGCAGCGGACTGTCCCCGGGAGAGCATGGCGGAAAGCGCATACTGTCTGTTTTTGGAACTGAGTCTCCAGCTGACCTTTCTGCTTTGGCATGAAGGAGAGATGAATGCCATGGTGCGCAGGCATCGGGAGCAGTTCCTGTACGATATCCTCTATCATAATTTTGCCTCCTCGGATGAAGTCATTGAGATGGGGAAGAACTGGAATATGCGGCTGGAAAAGCCCCATCATGTGGTGGTGGTAGAGTTTGACCGGCCCTTGCAGGGGGAGCGGCGGGAACAGCTGCTGGAAGATCTGGACAAGGAATGGATGCGGGTGTTGTCGGCCCGCTTTGTGCAGCCCATATTGATGCTTTTGCGGATGCAGCTGGTGATTCTCTTTGAGGATGACCACACCCCGCCGCGCAGTCAGAGTGAGGTGGCGAAAATCATGGCAGACGCCATGGCTGAGGTGAAGAAGGACTTTCCGACAATCCTGCCCTTTTCCGTAGGGATTGGCAGGCTGCACTACTCTGTGGCAGAAATCTGCCGCAGCTTTCAGGAGGCGCGGCAGGCGCTGAGTCTGGGGCGCTTCCGCCAGCCGGAAAATGGCATTACCTGCTATGAGGATTTGGGTGTGCTGAAGCTCCTTTCTCATATCCGCACAGAGGAATTGGACGATTTTGTCCAAGAGACTTTTGGTACACTGATGGCCTACGACAGCCAGAATGGTACGGAGCTTCTGCATACGCTGGAAATCTACTTTCAGGAAAACGAGTCCATGTCACTGGCGGCGGAACGGCTCTTTATCCATGCCAATACCCTGCGCAACCGGTTGAAGAAGATCGAGAATATTCTGGGAGTTAACTTGAGCCAGGCGGATGTGCTGTGCCGCTTCTGTGTGGCCTGTCAGGCCCTGCGGATCATTCGGCAGACTATGTGA
- a CDS encoding asparaginase, whose product MRKRIHILAMGGTIAGSAGDSAATTGYQAGAMGIEELLAAVPQVRELAEITGEQLAAIDSKDITAAQQLQLAARVRELLLSGEVDGIVITHGTDTLEESAYLLDLLHFADIPVVITGAMRPATALSADGPLNILDAVRVAAADEARDRGVLVVLNNTIHSAQLVTKMSATAVETFQSPNGGAIGAVNDGEVCFYQSAQLHHLPNALSVSEKLTSQKELPYVPILYGHSDDDGRLVKLVRENGAQGIVYAGMGNGSIPERAEKELAAAVQAGIPVIRSSTSVSGMVVKAEESYEQAGFIASGLLNPRKARLLLQAAVVCGKGTADLRNFLR is encoded by the coding sequence ATGCGCAAGAGAATACATATATTGGCTATGGGTGGAACCATTGCCGGCAGTGCCGGGGACAGTGCTGCCACCACGGGTTATCAGGCGGGGGCGATGGGCATCGAAGAACTGCTGGCGGCGGTGCCGCAGGTGCGGGAACTCGCTGAAATTACCGGCGAGCAGCTGGCGGCCATCGACAGCAAGGATATCACAGCGGCCCAGCAGTTGCAGCTGGCAGCCCGGGTGCGGGAGTTGCTGCTCTCCGGCGAGGTGGATGGCATTGTCATTACTCATGGTACGGATACCCTGGAGGAAAGCGCTTATCTTTTGGATCTGCTGCATTTTGCCGATATACCTGTGGTGATTACGGGGGCCATGCGGCCGGCTACGGCCCTGAGTGCCGATGGGCCGTTGAACATTCTGGATGCCGTGCGGGTGGCGGCAGCTGACGAAGCCCGTGACCGGGGCGTGCTGGTGGTGCTCAACAATACCATCCATAGTGCTCAGCTGGTCACGAAGATGTCTGCCACGGCGGTGGAAACATTCCAGTCCCCCAACGGCGGCGCCATCGGTGCCGTGAATGATGGGGAAGTTTGCTTCTATCAGAGTGCCCAGCTCCATCATCTGCCCAATGCCCTGAGTGTCAGCGAAAAACTGACCAGTCAGAAGGAACTGCCCTATGTGCCCATTCTCTATGGACATAGTGATGATGATGGCCGACTGGTGAAGCTGGTGCGGGAAAATGGTGCCCAGGGTATCGTTTACGCCGGTATGGGCAACGGCAGTATCCCCGAGCGAGCGGAAAAAGAACTGGCTGCTGCTGTGCAGGCCGGCATTCCCGTAATCCGGTCCAGCACCAGTGTCAGCGGCATGGTGGTGAAAGCTGAAGAATCCTATGAACAGGCCGGTTTTATCGCCAGCGGCCTCTTGAATCCCCGCAAGGCCCGCCTGCTTTTGCAGGCAGCTGTGGTCTGCGGCAAAGGGACAGCGGATTTGCGGAATTTTCTGCGGTGA
- a CDS encoding 4Fe-4S dicluster domain-containing protein: MRPQQLGFQVDLSRCVGCRACEKACQHKHPDISQAFRHVDEWGGDRREQGFLSMSCNHCTSPECMRVCPVGCYEKSRNGIVLHNSARCIGCGRCVGACPFHAPRLLPHTGKAAKCDMCQDRLAAGSQPQCVEACPMEALRLCDIEGEGISWQDYPLVRYTQPSLKFIKARQPLCFWREDRDGKR, translated from the coding sequence ATGAGGCCGCAGCAGTTGGGGTTTCAGGTGGATCTGTCCAGGTGTGTGGGCTGTCGGGCCTGTGAAAAAGCCTGTCAGCATAAGCATCCGGATATATCCCAGGCTTTCCGCCATGTGGATGAATGGGGCGGCGATCGGCGGGAGCAGGGATTCTTATCCATGTCCTGCAATCATTGCACTTCGCCAGAGTGCATGCGAGTATGTCCTGTCGGCTGTTATGAAAAAAGCCGCAATGGCATCGTCCTGCATAACAGTGCCCGGTGTATTGGCTGCGGGCGCTGCGTGGGAGCCTGTCCTTTCCATGCGCCGCGGCTTCTTCCCCATACGGGGAAGGCAGCAAAATGTGATATGTGTCAGGACCGATTGGCCGCGGGCAGTCAGCCGCAGTGCGTGGAGGCCTGTCCGATGGAGGCCTTGCGCCTTTGCGATATCGAGGGAGAGGGCATCAGCTGGCAGGATTATCCGCTGGTACGTTATACGCAGCCGTCCCTGAAGTTTATCAAGGCCCGGCAGCCGCTTTGTTTTTGGCGGGAGGATCGAGATGGAAAAAGATAA
- a CDS encoding IS1182 family transposase has translation MLRNSQQLKLSEFTAIYDRLIPKNHFLRKFNTLVDFSFIQDELEHKYCLDNGRNALSPIMLFKYLLLKVIYNMSDSDLVERSRYDMSFKYFLGLRPEDEVIHPSTLTKFRKLRLQDENILDLLLKKSIQIALENKVIKSKRIIVDATHTKARYNQKSAYERLLEQAKLLRKTVYQTDSPQKKERFPKKVENGSLVDALEYCRQLINTIENDSQMAEMPAIQERLNLLKETVEDHAEHLATSKDEDARIGHKTADTSFFGYKTHIAMTDERLITAAVVTSGERSDGEQLRTLVEKTRAAGLEVQSVIGDTAYSGKENLKFAESKDAPEKSFELIAKLNPVISNGSRVEGSNGFSFNKDAGMFVCPEGHMAIRKARTGRKNNRTNQRMSYYFDIEKCKQCPHCGTCYKEGAKSKIYSVTIKCDLHKKQQEFQETEYFKEQARKRYMIEAKNSEIKHRHGYDIASSAGLIGMELQGALTLFVTNMKRIVKMMEK, from the coding sequence ATGTTACGGAATAGCCAGCAACTCAAGCTTAGTGAATTTACAGCCATCTATGATCGTCTCATTCCCAAAAATCATTTTCTGCGAAAATTTAATACGCTTGTAGATTTTTCTTTCATTCAAGATGAACTGGAGCATAAATATTGCCTGGATAATGGCCGTAATGCTCTTTCTCCCATAATGCTGTTCAAATATCTGCTGTTAAAGGTTATCTACAATATGTCGGATTCCGATTTAGTTGAACGTAGCCGATATGATATGTCATTTAAATATTTTCTGGGACTCCGCCCTGAAGATGAAGTAATCCACCCTTCTACCTTAACCAAATTTCGTAAACTCCGCTTACAAGATGAGAATATTCTGGATTTGTTACTCAAGAAAAGTATCCAAATTGCTTTGGAGAACAAAGTAATCAAGAGCAAACGAATTATTGTAGATGCTACGCATACTAAGGCTCGCTATAACCAGAAATCTGCCTATGAGCGGTTGTTGGAACAAGCCAAGCTATTGCGCAAGACGGTTTACCAGACAGATTCTCCCCAAAAGAAAGAAAGGTTTCCCAAGAAAGTAGAAAATGGCTCACTGGTGGATGCGCTGGAATATTGCCGACAGTTAATCAATACAATAGAAAATGACAGCCAGATGGCAGAAATGCCTGCCATACAGGAGAGGCTGAACTTGCTCAAAGAAACGGTCGAAGACCATGCAGAACATTTGGCCACTTCCAAAGATGAGGACGCCCGAATCGGGCATAAAACAGCAGATACATCCTTCTTTGGCTATAAGACACATATTGCCATGACCGATGAACGGCTGATTACAGCTGCAGTAGTAACCAGTGGCGAGCGCAGTGACGGGGAACAATTAAGAACATTAGTTGAAAAAACCAGAGCAGCCGGACTGGAAGTGCAGAGTGTCATCGGTGATACCGCATACTCCGGCAAAGAAAATCTTAAATTTGCTGAATCGAAAGATGCGCCAGAAAAATCCTTTGAACTGATTGCCAAATTGAATCCTGTTATATCCAACGGCTCCCGTGTTGAAGGCAGCAATGGTTTTTCTTTCAACAAGGATGCGGGAATGTTCGTATGCCCTGAAGGGCATATGGCCATCCGCAAAGCAAGAACTGGACGCAAAAACAATAGAACAAATCAAAGAATGAGCTATTATTTTGACATTGAGAAATGTAAGCAATGCCCACATTGTGGAACCTGTTATAAAGAAGGTGCCAAAAGCAAGATTTATTCCGTTACGATAAAATGCGATTTACACAAGAAACAACAGGAGTTTCAGGAAACAGAATATTTTAAGGAACAGGCTAGAAAGCGTTATATGATAGAAGCTAAAAATAGTGAGATTAAACACAGGCATGGGTATGACATAGCGTCATCCGCAGGCCTGATTGGTATGGAATTACAAGGAGCCCTAACGCTTTTTGTAACAAATATGAAACGAATTGTGAAAATGATGGAGAAATAA
- a CDS encoding molybdopterin-dependent oxidoreductase, translating into MFFRDKYQVTRHICPRNCYDTCPILAYTQGGKIAYITGDKEHGASEPLCCKQEEILSTVYHPQRLLYPQKQTARGSGIWQPISWEEAIDTIARKILELKERYHSTLPLCLNKYSGNFGLMHYSVEGMFNGLGPTTQTTGTPCFSSGLDAQRLDFGANAAADIRQMLEARLIILWGINPAWTAVHTMPVIYAAQARGAKVVVIDPVYTETARKADYYIELRPGGDAALVILLLQKLAKMDKLSYNADQVTGAEELLATVAKMPAAPLLQAAGQNKAAIDFLADLLANHHPTHIWAGFGLQRHIQGGLTIRLIDALGQLTGNIGVPGGGVNFADKGMDIFPYKIAGQRADTRFVNINNFAHSLKQLNDPPVKFLWIACRDLLRQDVNLTELRQLWSQLELIVVADKFLTHSAQMADIVLPVTTEFEELDVYGGYFRHWLGINEPAIPPRGEAKSDVDIARLLTRRLNELAPGTSTFPAHLSDEQFLDAEFTPAVCQQIGIKKWQDLYNGIAFYRHDPIPWRDGKFATDDGKFHCCTLPANFPQLLPSEKYPFHFLTPHGQESINGQNHALQNCLPEYPPVYINPTVGKKLQLQDKHPAIIWNEMGQIMVTVEFRQDMAPDILLSHQGNSKMGGLNALNAGLPTDLGQLTTDAVGVAFYDVFVNIRPK; encoded by the coding sequence ATGTTTTTTCGTGATAAATATCAGGTCACCCGCCATATCTGTCCCCGCAACTGCTATGACACCTGTCCCATACTGGCCTATACACAGGGCGGCAAGATCGCCTATATCACCGGGGATAAGGAACACGGCGCCTCCGAACCCCTTTGCTGCAAGCAGGAGGAAATCCTGTCTACGGTCTATCATCCCCAAAGGCTGCTCTATCCACAAAAGCAGACCGCCCGCGGTTCTGGAATCTGGCAGCCGATCTCCTGGGAGGAAGCCATCGACACCATTGCCCGAAAGATACTGGAGCTGAAGGAACGTTACCATTCCACGCTGCCCCTATGCCTCAATAAATACTCGGGCAACTTCGGCCTGATGCACTACTCCGTAGAAGGGATGTTCAATGGTCTTGGCCCTACCACCCAAACCACCGGCACTCCCTGTTTCTCCTCGGGGCTGGATGCCCAGCGGCTGGATTTTGGCGCCAATGCCGCCGCCGATATCCGCCAGATGCTGGAAGCCAGACTGATTATCCTTTGGGGCATCAATCCTGCCTGGACCGCCGTCCACACCATGCCTGTCATCTATGCAGCTCAGGCCCGGGGAGCAAAAGTCGTGGTCATCGATCCGGTCTATACGGAAACCGCCCGCAAAGCCGATTACTATATCGAACTTCGTCCCGGCGGCGATGCCGCGCTGGTTATCCTGTTGCTGCAAAAACTGGCCAAAATGGACAAACTGTCCTACAATGCGGACCAGGTTACAGGCGCCGAAGAACTTCTCGCCACCGTAGCCAAAATGCCTGCCGCACCTTTATTGCAGGCTGCCGGCCAAAATAAGGCGGCCATCGATTTCCTGGCTGATCTGCTGGCCAATCATCACCCCACCCATATCTGGGCCGGCTTTGGCCTGCAGCGTCATATCCAGGGTGGCCTGACCATTCGCCTGATCGACGCTCTGGGACAGCTTACCGGCAATATCGGCGTTCCCGGCGGCGGGGTGAATTTTGCCGACAAGGGCATGGATATTTTCCCCTACAAGATTGCCGGTCAGCGGGCGGATACACGTTTTGTCAACATCAATAATTTCGCCCATAGCCTGAAACAGCTGAACGACCCGCCCGTAAAATTCCTTTGGATTGCCTGCCGCGATCTGCTGCGGCAGGATGTGAATCTGACGGAACTCAGACAACTTTGGTCCCAGCTGGAACTTATCGTTGTCGCGGACAAATTCCTGACGCATTCTGCCCAAATGGCAGACATCGTCCTGCCCGTGACCACGGAATTCGAGGAATTAGATGTGTATGGCGGTTACTTCCGCCATTGGCTGGGCATCAATGAGCCAGCCATACCGCCCCGTGGCGAGGCCAAAAGCGATGTCGATATCGCCCGGCTCCTTACCCGGCGCCTGAACGAACTGGCCCCCGGCACCAGCACCTTTCCCGCCCATCTCAGCGATGAGCAGTTCCTCGACGCCGAATTCACACCGGCAGTCTGCCAGCAGATTGGCATCAAGAAGTGGCAGGATCTCTATAACGGCATTGCTTTCTACCGCCATGATCCCATTCCCTGGCGGGACGGAAAATTTGCCACAGATGATGGCAAATTCCACTGCTGCACCTTGCCCGCCAATTTTCCCCAGCTGCTCCCCAGCGAGAAATATCCCTTTCACTTTTTAACCCCCCATGGCCAGGAGTCTATCAATGGCCAAAATCATGCCCTGCAGAATTGCCTGCCTGAGTACCCGCCAGTGTACATCAATCCGACAGTGGGGAAAAAACTGCAGTTGCAGGACAAGCACCCAGCCATTATCTGGAATGAAATGGGACAGATCATGGTAACCGTGGAATTCCGTCAGGATATGGCACCGGATATCCTCCTGAGCCATCAGGGAAACAGTAAAATGGGAGGGCTCAACGCCCTCAATGCCGGCCTGCCTACCGATCTGGGACAGCTTACCACCGATGCCGTCGGTGTCGCCTTCTATGATGTATTTGTGAATATCCGGCCCAAATAA
- the rnr gene encoding ribonuclease R: protein MDLKERILAYMREAAYKPLAAEDLGEEMGLTDEELVDFEAALDELEAEGVIIRNRSDLYGVPSRMHLAVGRLSMTAKGFGFLIPDVRETEEETDVFIPANAVGSAMHGDRVVARVSPAQEEGRSREGEIIRILEHANEKIVGTFERSKTFGFVTPDNTKLTQDIFVAKKFFKGAKTGSKVVVKITKWPSGRRSAEGEVIEVLGKVGDPGVDVLSVMRQYELSESFPEDVQAEADAIEQEPAPEEYRGRADRRDLPIVTVDGEDSKDLDDGVFARKNPDGSYFLGVYIADVSHYVRENAPLDREAYARGTSVYLVDRVIPMLPKELSNGICSLNAGVDRLSMACEMQISPEGEVVSYEILPTVIHVYRRLTYNIVNKVLVGKEEPFLSDNHDILSMLETLAELRGVLKGKRHRRGSIDFDLPEIKVKLDENGHPVALIKREGSLAESIIEECMLAANETVAKHMDTKNLPFMYRVHEQPSEEKIERLNNLLAAFGLYVKRDEAGQIKSMDVQKVLEKVEGRPEERIISTVSLRSMQQARYSELSLGHFGLAARYYTHFTSPIRRYPDLIVHRLLRETFATGSIPAERQVKLKTMLPEIADHTSQRERVAIEAERETTDMKKIEYMAQFVGEEFTGVISGVTAFGIFVELDNGVEGLVHVSTMTNDYYEYVEEQYAMIGERTRAQYRLGDEVEVILVRANVEERNLDFVLKDNGQYVPEQPAAKKNDGRKGKGERKPKAPRPKKVNKPLLEDELIAEPMLTEEESQQKEQQGHSQHKRRRNHKKRGASGEKLSQTENQEKRQPKERKGRNDKNRRPGKAERADKESRIGSGSFRGGNGDRGRNREERRSDREVGYHRVYVTGLNSAVWPDPPGYHEKKEREMAAAAAKAEKEKAQKSKGRRRPRPHRKTEGGTGNSK, encoded by the coding sequence ATGGACTTAAAAGAAAGAATCCTCGCTTATATGCGAGAAGCTGCCTATAAGCCACTGGCCGCCGAAGATTTAGGCGAAGAGATGGGATTGACGGACGAAGAACTGGTGGATTTTGAAGCAGCCTTGGATGAATTGGAAGCGGAAGGGGTCATCATCAGGAATCGCAGTGACCTTTATGGTGTGCCCAGCCGCATGCATCTGGCTGTGGGGCGGCTTTCCATGACGGCCAAGGGCTTTGGCTTTTTGATTCCGGATGTGCGGGAAACGGAAGAGGAGACGGATGTATTCATTCCGGCCAATGCCGTGGGCTCTGCCATGCATGGTGACCGCGTGGTGGCCCGGGTTTCGCCGGCCCAGGAGGAAGGCCGTTCCCGGGAGGGTGAGATCATCCGCATCCTGGAGCATGCCAATGAAAAGATCGTGGGCACCTTCGAGCGCAGCAAGACCTTTGGTTTTGTGACGCCGGACAACACGAAGCTCACCCAGGATATCTTCGTGGCCAAGAAGTTCTTCAAGGGAGCCAAGACCGGCAGCAAGGTGGTCGTGAAGATCACCAAATGGCCTAGCGGCCGCCGCAGTGCGGAAGGCGAGGTCATTGAGGTGCTGGGCAAGGTGGGGGATCCCGGCGTGGATGTGCTCTCGGTGATGCGCCAGTATGAGCTGTCCGAAAGCTTCCCGGAGGATGTGCAGGCGGAAGCCGATGCCATTGAGCAGGAACCTGCCCCCGAGGAATACCGGGGCCGTGCGGATCGCCGTGACCTGCCCATCGTCACGGTGGACGGGGAGGACTCCAAGGACCTCGATGACGGTGTCTTTGCCCGCAAGAATCCTGACGGTTCTTATTTTCTGGGCGTCTATATCGCCGATGTCAGCCATTACGTGCGGGAAAATGCGCCCCTTGACCGGGAAGCCTATGCCCGTGGCACCAGCGTCTATCTCGTGGACCGCGTGATTCCCATGCTGCCCAAGGAACTGTCCAACGGCATCTGCAGCCTGAACGCCGGCGTTGACCGCCTGTCCATGGCCTGCGAGATGCAGATTTCCCCGGAAGGCGAGGTCGTAAGCTACGAGATCCTGCCGACGGTGATCCATGTCTACCGCCGCCTGACCTATAATATCGTCAACAAGGTATTGGTGGGAAAGGAAGAGCCCTTCCTTTCCGATAACCATGATATCCTCTCCATGCTGGAAACCTTGGCGGAACTGCGCGGTGTGCTCAAGGGCAAGCGCCATCGCCGGGGTTCCATCGACTTCGACCTGCCGGAGATCAAGGTCAAGCTGGATGAAAACGGTCATCCCGTGGCCCTGATCAAGCGGGAAGGTTCTTTGGCAGAATCCATCATCGAGGAGTGCATGCTGGCGGCCAATGAAACCGTGGCCAAGCATATGGATACGAAGAACCTGCCCTTCATGTACCGCGTCCACGAGCAGCCCTCTGAAGAAAAGATCGAGCGGCTCAATAATCTGCTGGCTGCCTTTGGCCTGTACGTCAAACGGGATGAAGCCGGGCAGATCAAGTCCATGGATGTGCAGAAGGTATTGGAGAAAGTCGAGGGCCGTCCCGAGGAGCGGATCATCAGCACCGTGTCCCTGCGCTCCATGCAGCAGGCACGCTACAGCGAATTGAGCCTGGGCCATTTTGGTCTGGCAGCCCGCTATTATACCCACTTCACGTCCCCCATCCGCCGCTATCCGGATCTGATCGTCCATCGCCTGCTGCGGGAGACTTTCGCCACCGGCAGCATCCCGGCAGAACGTCAGGTCAAGCTGAAGACCATGTTGCCGGAGATTGCCGACCATACCTCCCAGCGGGAGCGGGTGGCCATCGAGGCGGAGCGCGAGACCACGGACATGAAGAAGATCGAGTATATGGCCCAGTTCGTGGGTGAGGAATTCACCGGTGTCATCAGCGGCGTGACCGCCTTTGGCATCTTTGTGGAGCTGGATAACGGCGTGGAAGGTCTGGTTCATGTTTCCACCATGACCAATGACTATTACGAATATGTGGAAGAACAATATGCAATGATTGGCGAGCGCACCCGGGCGCAGTACCGTCTGGGCGATGAGGTGGAAGTAATCCTCGTGCGGGCCAATGTGGAGGAACGGAATTTGGATTTTGTGTTGAAAGATAACGGACAATATGTGCCGGAACAGCCGGCTGCCAAGAAAAACGACGGCCGCAAGGGCAAAGGGGAAAGGAAGCCCAAGGCTCCCCGCCCCAAGAAGGTGAACAAGCCGCTGCTGGAAGATGAGCTGATTGCTGAACCCATGCTGACGGAGGAAGAAAGCCAGCAGAAAGAGCAGCAGGGACATAGCCAGCATAAGCGGCGCCGCAATCATAAGAAGCGCGGTGCTTCCGGCGAGAAACTGTCCCAGACTGAAAATCAGGAAAAGCGTCAGCCCAAGGAACGCAAGGGGCGCAACGATAAAAACCGCCGTCCGGGCAAGGCCGAGCGCGCGGATAAGGAGAGCCGCATCGGTTCCGGCTCCTTCCGTGGTGGCAATGGCGATCGTGGCCGCAACCGCGAGGAACGTCGCAGCGATAGGGAAGTCGGCTACCATCGCGTCTACGTGACGGGGCTCAACAGTGCCGTCTGGCCGGATCCCCCCGGATATCATGAGAAGAAGGAGCGGGAGATGGCCGCTGCAGCCGCCAAGGCGGAAAAGGAAAAGGCACAGAAATCCAAGGGCCGGCGTCGTCCCCGTCCGCATCGTAAGACTGAAGGCGGTACGGGCAACAGCAAATAA